The sequence below is a genomic window from Salicibibacter cibarius.
CAACCGTGGATCGAGATGCCGGATTGGATCGTAAGCGAAGATCTTAACACGGTCGTATGGGCATTTGGAACCGGTCTGATTCTATACGCACTCTTGCGTGTGCTTACCCGCAGACGTGTCGGCGCACTTTTGCAGCCGCTATTTAAGAGTGTCAAACCGCAAACGGTAGATGAAATCAGTTACCGTGCCATCGCGATCGGATTTCCCGTTTTTGCGCTCGGGGGACTCGTATTTGCGATGATCTACGCCCAAATTGCTTGGACGAGGTTTTGGGGTTGGGATCCGAAGGAGGTATATGCGCTCGTCACGTTTCTATTCTACGCAGCCTATCTCCATTTACGATTGAACCGCAATTGGCACGGAGAACCTTCCGCTTGGCTGGCGGTTATCGGGTTCGCGATTATCATCTTCAACCTGATTTTCGTAAACCTTGTCATCGCGGGTTTACATTCGTATGCTTAAAAGTTTACGGAGGGGCCTTCGATGGATGGCCTCTCTGCATTTAACAATAACGGAAAGGAGCACTGGCAATGGGAAAAACCGAAAGAATCCTTGTCGTCGATGATGAAGCTCGCATTCGCCGATTGCTACGCATGTATTTGGAGCGTGAAAACTATCAAGTCGAGGAAGCGGAAAACGGAGAACTTGCCCTTGACATGGCAAAAGAAACGGATTATGACCTTATTTTGCTTGATTTAATGATGCCGGGTATGGACGGGATTGAAGTGCTGCAAGAACTTCGGAAAATAAAGGCGACGCCGGTGGCCATTTTAACGGCAAAAGGCGAGGAAGCCGAACGCGTGCAAGGATTTGAAGAAGGAACCGATGACTACATTGTAAAACCGTTCAGTCCGAGGGAAGTTATTTTGCGCGTAAAGGCATTGTTGCGCCGCTCGTCGACAACCGCCTATTTACACACCGACACACAAGCGAAAAATATCCTGGCTTTCGATCATATAACGATTGATCATGATGCCCATCGTGTGACTGTAGACGATGAAGAAGTGCTGCTTACGCCGAAAGAGTATGAGTTGTTGCATTATCTCGCCGGTAGTCCCGATAAAGTTTTTTCCCGTGAACAGCTGTTAAAAGACGTATGGGAATATGAGTTTTTTGGGGATCTTCGTACGGTTGATACCCATGTGAAGCGCTTGCGCGAAAAATTGAACAATATTTCGACGGAAGCAGGCGAAATGATTACGACCGTGTGGGGAATTGGTTATAAATTTGAGAACAGCACGAACAACGCAAAATGATTTGGAGAAGTGTGGTTGGTAAGCTTTGGCTTACCATTTTACTCTTGGTAACGGCAGTGCTGATCATTTTAATGGTATTGTTGGATCAGTTTTTCGAGAACATGCATCTGAATCAAATTGAAGATGAATTAAGGAGTCACACCTCATTCATCATCACACTACTGGAAGAAGACGCTGAAACACACGATGACATGAACACGGTGCAACAACTGACAGAGACTTCCGGAACGCAAGCGATTATTTTCCGTAACGAAATGCCTTATTGGAATTCGTTTCAAGGTGCCGAGGATGAGGTAGCCATCCCGCCGTTGCAACTGGCTGGAATCGAGGAAATAGCGTCGGCGCTGGACGGGGAAGAAGCCGTTACGACCCAACTGATTTATGAAGACGCCAATGAAGAAGAAACGGATTTTATCGTTGTGGCGGCTCCTTTTCAAATGACTGATGGAGCAGATTATTCCTTGGTGTTATACCAATCGCTCGGTGTAATGGAAGAAACGACGCAAGAAACGAGAAGGCTGATTTTTTTGGCGGGGGGCATCGGATTTACGTTGACGACGTTTTTTGCTTTTTTTCTGTCATCAAGAGTGACCGCTCCATTACGTAAGATGCGGCAGTCCGCCCTCGAAGTTGCAAAAGGGAACTTTGATACCCCGGTCCCGATGATGACAAGAGATGAGATCGGCCTTTTGGCTATTGCCTTTAACCGCATGCGTCGTCAGCTTAACAACAATATTGAAGCGTTGAATCGGGAAAAAGAACAGCTCTCCAGAATATTAAGCAGCATGGTCGACGGTGTTATTACGTTGAATCGCCATGGCAATTTGCTGGTGAGCAATCCCCGGCCGATCAATTTTTACAAAGCCATCACTATGAACAAGACGGCGAAACGATCGGGGAATGGATTCCCGAGGAAATACGTGCATTGTTCGAGACGGTGGTAAATACTGAAAAAGAACAAACAACGGAAGTATATGTGCAAGGAAGAACGTTTGGGGTTTTGATGAGCCCGTTGTATCACGACAAGTTCGTCCGTGGGGTTGTGGCTGTCATTCGAGATATGACGGAAGAACGGCAAAACGATAAATTACGGAAAGACTTTATCGCCAATGTATCCCATGAGTTGCGCACACCCATCGCGATGTTACAAGGGTACAGCGAGGCAATGATCGATGGTGTCGCCCAAAGCCGCGAAGAAGAAAAAGAGATGTCTCAAATCATTTACGACGAATCCCTTCGCATGGGGAGGTTGGTCAATGAATTGTTGGATATGGCCCGCATGGAATCCGGGCAATTGACGATGCTGATGGATCGGGTTGACTTGTTTGCCCTTTCCGAGAAAGTGTTTCGCAAATTCAAACCGATGGCCGAAGATGTGAATGTCAAACTCTATTACGAGACGCATGGAGCGGACCCTTGGGTGGATGCAGATGCTGACCGGATTGAGCAAGTGATGACCAACTTGCTCCACAATGCGATTCGGCATACGAGCCATGAAGGCAGCGTGACGTTAAATGTCATCAGCCGCGAAGAAGGTATACAGATCGAAGTAACGGACACGGGCGCAGGCATTTCGGAAAAAGATATTCCGTTTGTGTTCGAGCGTTTCTATAAAGGTGATAAGGCACGGACAAGAGACAAAAATAACGGCGGTACCGGCCTGGGGCTTGCCATCGTCAAAAATATCATCGACAATCACGGCGGCAAGTTATCTGTGCAAAGCAAAATCGATAAAGGCTCGACGTTTACGGTCTTTTTGTATCGATGAGGGGAGAGGTTTATGCCAATCGTTCGCTCGCTAATGTTTGTGTTTTTGCTGTTGTTACTAACAGCTTGTGGGAATGAAGAAATAGAAAACCGTCAGACAAAGGATGAACCGGTGGCATCCGATAGCAGTCATTACCCGATAGAGGTTGAAGATGCCGACGGAAGCGCTGTGGAAATAACAGAAGAACCGGCGTCCATCGTCAGCTTAATGCCAAGCAATACCGAGATCGTTTTTGCGTTGGATAAAGGCGATGCGCTCGTTGGCGTGACGGATTTTGATGATTATCCCGAGGAGGCAGAAGAAATCGAAGCGGTTGGGTCAGGTTTAGGTTTCGATGTGGAACGTGTCCTTGCCCTTGAACCTGACCTCGTCTTGGATCATGCCTCAAGCGGAGATGCTGCGAGCGAAGGGCTAGAGCAGTTGGAGAGCGCGGGGATCGATGTATTAACGGTTGCCGACCCTCGATCACTGGACGAGGCATATGGCGTCATCGAAGATGTGGGCACAGTCATTAATCGTGAGGCGGAAGCTGAAGGTATTGTTCGGGATATCGAAAGTGAAATCGACGCTATCCAAGCAGTCACAGGTGACATCCCTGAAGAAGAGCAAAAGCGGGTATGGATCGAAGTGTCCGAAGACCCGGATCTGTATACGACGGGGAGCGATACGTTTATGGATGATATGTTGATGGCCGTTGGCGCTCGAAATGCTGCTGAGGATAGCGAGGGTTGGGTTGCATATACGGAGGAAGATGCGGTTGCATTGGATCCGGATGTGATCATTACGACTTACGGGGACGAAGACAGAATCATGGAAAGAGAGGGTTGGCAGGAAGTGACCGCGATCCGGGACGAGGCTGTCTACAGATTGGATGACGATCTCTTGTCCAGGCC
It includes:
- a CDS encoding ABC transporter substrate-binding protein; translated protein: MPIVRSLMFVFLLLLLTACGNEEIENRQTKDEPVASDSSHYPIEVEDADGSAVEITEEPASIVSLMPSNTEIVFALDKGDALVGVTDFDDYPEEAEEIEAVGSGLGFDVERVLALEPDLVLDHASSGDAASEGLEQLESAGIDVLTVADPRSLDEAYGVIEDVGTVINREAEAEGIVRDIESEIDAIQAVTGDIPEEEQKRVWIEVSEDPDLYTTGSDTFMDDMLMAVGARNAAEDSEGWVAYTEEDAVALDPDVIITTYGDEDRIMEREGWQEVTAIRDEAVYRLDDDLLSRPGPRLKEGLGTLAAHIYEEEWEN
- a CDS encoding response regulator transcription factor, which encodes MGKTERILVVDDEARIRRLLRMYLERENYQVEEAENGELALDMAKETDYDLILLDLMMPGMDGIEVLQELRKIKATPVAILTAKGEEAERVQGFEEGTDDYIVKPFSPREVILRVKALLRRSSTTAYLHTDTQAKNILAFDHITIDHDAHRVTVDDEEVLLTPKEYELLHYLAGSPDKVFSREQLLKDVWEYEFFGDLRTVDTHVKRLREKLNNISTEAGEMITTVWGIGYKFENSTNNAK